A window of Castanea sativa cultivar Marrone di Chiusa Pesio chromosome 8, ASM4071231v1 genomic DNA:
TGTCTCCTTTTACTTTCGGTTTGTGGGAACTGGCATTCCTGCCATGCCACTACATTATTTCTGTCATGATATCGTTTAACTTGTGTTTATTGGGCCTCCTTTGGACTTGCTCTGCCAGTTCCACGTATTACTTTTCCCCTTAGTTTACGTTGCCCAATATTCCTACTGGGTCAATTCTCATTTCattttgggcttccttggcccattctattccttgggcatcctcgaCCTATTTTATTCTTTCCTATTTATTACACTCTCATGGGCATTTTACTAGATCTTTTGGGCTTCCCCAGCCTAATTATCCTTTACTTTTGGGTTTATTGGCCTTTGGACCAATCTCATTTACTAATCCCTTTCTTTGGGCTCCTCTGGCCCGTCTTTGCTTGCTTTCTACTTTTTATGATTTTCCATGAGCTTACTGCTTCCTTTTACTATTTTGTGGGCCTATGTGCCATTATTTTTGTCATTCGGGCTTAATGGTTTTTCTTAGTTTActaattcttctttcttcaccCTTTTTACATTGTTGGACTTCTTCTGTCGTTGGGCCCTTTtgccaaaatgagcatcaacacaTCTTAAGTTAGTAAGTAATTTCCtcagtattttaattttaaatataaaattttaacgAAAACAAGTCaataaagaattgaaattttgtaactaaatgtATTTAATATTAACTTTAAATCCATATAACTAACTTTGAGTAAAATCAAAACTTTCAGAGTCTCGGGCAAAAGACAGAATCCACACTACGTAAGAATTTTTACCTCCAACATTAAaagtagattaaaaaaaaaccaaaattatagaaatgctcaagaaattgcgtgcaattaaaaaaaaaagcaaaaagttttttattttttatttttttagttcctttctttaaaaaacatgTTGGGTCGCAATTTTtcccaacctaacccaacccagcATTTTAATGAGTTGACCCGTTTTTCCTTGAAGTCAAAAAGTCTTGAGTTCAGCTCCAATTTGTCTCTTTGTCAATTCAAGCCCAATTATGTCTAGTCTCAGTTAGAGTGGCGTGCTCGTTGTAGAGAGATCGATGGGGTGCTTAGAATTGAGATCAATTTTTGGGGCATTTGTCAATGGATAAACTTTCGGGGCATTTGTCAATAATTCCAGTTTAGTAATCAAAAAGAGATATGATAAAAGTTTGTCTACCTatcaaaaatagtttatttCTTCCTTGTTTGTTGCTACTGGGGTAAATTGTATTCAAATAACCCACCAATTGTAGAGTTTTTGTTAACTTACGGTTTTTGGTTGCTCTGGTTTTTCTTTTGGGGTAAAAACTAACGTTTTTCAATTCAAATGTTAGAGAATTTAACAGCACgccctttttttcttctttttctttcttttcctttttctttttcttttttttgtggcCGGGGGTGGTGTTGGTTCTATTGCTGTGTAACTGTGTAACAGCAGCACtgtatttcttcttttatgcTACATACAAAAATTCAACATTAAGTTTCAGCGGCACCAAGTTATAGTACGTAATTCAAATCTCTCAATTGGCAAcagggtaaaaaaaaatggttttagaCAAAGTGATTTGAAATTATAGATCaccaagttcaatttttttcatgctGTTAACAATGTCTTCAACTCTTAAGGTCATGAATTGATCATGCTCCTCAAGATCTTTGAGAATCATGCATAGCTGTTGTCTAAATGTTGCAGTCCGTTCTCTTTCATACTGAAGCTCATCATATAGATCCTTAATCTTCTTATCCTTCTCTTCCTAGAAATAAATTTTACACTTAAAAGGTTAGCTGCTACAAACGAcgataaaaatagtaatataataGAAGCatttaaaattgtgaaatatcTACTGAAtcctttttaatattttaatttaactctatcacACTATTGAGATTACATGGGTTCATTGCCTTTGTGCATGTTGTTTTATTGCTTAAGTATGTTTCCTATCACTTCCTCGTGAACCTGAGCACTTTTTAATGctaagaaactaacaattaAGTGCCCCATGTGACTCAGGAACACAATGCAGTGTGCAATGTTATAATTTTCTGGTTTCTAGGCAGTAGGCATGGGTTGTAATTTAGGTAAGTTATTTAGTTTGGGCTTCAAAGTAGCGCCCAAATAGTCGAACTCTTATTAGGGTGTTGAGATTTCAGTCCAGAGTGAAGGCACAAAGGAGAAACAAGAAGAACGGAATTGCAGTGCTGAAGAAACAGGGCAAAATGACAGAGTatatgagaagaagaagaaagggaggCTAAAAGGAAACGGTGTCGTTGCACATAAGTGATTGCACGTGTGTTAGTGGCATGTGAGAGTGATTAAGTAGTGTACAGTTGTCAATTACTGATTGATTAGGAAGATAGTTTATTAGAGTTAGTTggaattagtttttcttttcctctttcacTGTAATGTGTATATAAGGCAGAGCCTTAGTGTAAATTAACCAACTCATTTCATTTTAATCAATTTCAGAGATTAAGTTTTTCTCAGTAGCTTCTAGATTTTTCtctttaacatggtatcagagcttcaATAGCTCATCAATGGCTTCCGCTTCCAACACTGCTTCAGATTCTGAAACTCTTCCCACCAATACTTCCAACACAGCAAATCACATATCGTCCAATCAAGCACCTTCAATGGATGATGCAAATACAAATCCTTCAAGCCCTTATTTCATTCCACCCTCAGATGTTGTTCTGGTTTCCCAACCACTGATTGGTCTAGAGAATTATCTCAATTGGTTAAGGGCAATGTTTCTATCTTTGAGTGGtagaaacaaatttggttttctTGATTGTTCAATTGCTACACCTAATATTTCTCATCCTTTGTACAATGTGTGGCACAGAGCAAACACCACAATTCTTTCATGGATGGTGAACTCTTTGAGCAAGGATCTTGCTACCAGTGTCATGTACATTCACACTACAAGGGATTTGTGGATTGATATGCGTAATAGGTTTCGCAGCCAAATGTTCCAAGATTCTTTGAGATTCAGAAGGAAATTTCGAAACTTTCACAAGGTTCCTTATCAATGAGTTCTTATTTCaccaaatttaagattttatggGAAGAACTTGTGGATTATCAATCTTTCACTGCTTGTACTTGTGCTTGTACATGTGGTTCTCAAAGAAATCAATTGAATGCTCAGCAAAATGATCAAGTTTTTCGTTTTCTTATGGGACTCAATGACAATTATTCCATTGTTACAAGTCAAATTTTGATCACTGAGCCATTACCTGCTTTGAATAAAGCCTATTTTTTGATCTTGCAAGAGGAAAAGCATAGACAAGTTGGTCATTATTTGGTTATTGAACCAACAACTCTGTATGCTAATAATGCTAATCCAAAGGGGTTTCAAGGGTGGAATTAGGGTGTGAATCATGGAAACCAAGGTGTAAAGAATGGTAATTCAAAGAAAGAGAGGCATGTTTGTACTTATTGTGGCCTTGTGGGTCATGTAGCTGATAAGTGCTACAAATTACATGGGTATCCTCCAAGCTATAAGCACAAAGGGAAGGCATCTGCTAATCAGGTTTCTAGCTATGGCACTCTTGGCAGTCTATTTTGCAACAATGGTGGTTTTGGGAACTTTCCTTCTCAGCCTATGCAAGGTTTTGCTAATCAACCTGATCTGATGCATTGCTCACCACAGCATCCAGGAGCACAATCTCAAGCACAACCTCCATTCAATACACCTCAATGTCCTATCACCCGAAGTCAATGTGAACAATTGCTCTCCTTCCTTGCATCTCAGTCCTTCAAGGAAGCTAATTCATCTCAGGCTTCTCACCAGGCTGCTTCAGTTCTCTCACCACTGTCCAATGCTGCTGCTACCACTGGCACCAGTTCTTCCATGCCTTATTTTACCAATTTCTCAGGTAATCCTTTTTGGTTACCCCCTAACCCTTCTCATTCTATTTTTTCTGCTCGTATAGTTGATAGACAAGCATACAAATCCAATGATTAGATTATTGACATTGGTGCCACAAACCATATGGTCCATTCAGTGTCTTGCTTGTCCACTATCACATCCACCATTAATACCTTTGTCTATTTGCCTAATGGAGAAAAGACTTTAGTTACTCACATAGGCACAGTTCATATCTCAGATCATCTTACCCTTTATGGAGTTTTATGTGTTCCATCCTTTACTTTTAATCTAATATCAGTCAGTCAACTCACTAAAACACTCTTTTGTTGCCTTGTGTTCCTtggttctttttgctttatccagGACCTAGCCAATTGAAACATGATTGGACTGGGTAAAGCAACACAAGGCCTCTATCTGCTACAACACAGACTTCCATCATCATTTGTGCTTGCTGCTTCTTCACAGCCGCCTGCTTCATTACCTTCTGTTCATTTTAATTCTGTCAATGCTGATTTGTGGCATTTTCATTTAGGGCATCCTTCTTATGCCAAATTATCATTACTACATAATCTTGTATCTAGTTTGCAAGCTAATAAAACACTTTGTTGTGACATTTGTCATTTCTCTAAACAAAAGAGATTGTCTTTTCTTGTTAGTACTCATGTCTCTAAATGTCTTTTTGATCTTGTGCATTGTGATCTTTAGGGACCCTTTTCAGTTCCCACCATAGAAGGTTACAAATACTTTCTTACCATTGTGAATGATTACTCTAGGTGCACTTGGGTTTATTTGCTTAAATCTAAGTCTAAAACACATGCTCTTATTCAACAATTTTCTataatggttgaaactcaatttgaTGCAAAAATTAAGTGTCTTAGAAGTGATAATGGGACAGAGTTCATTATGAAggatttttttcaaatcaaaaggcATCTTGCATCACTTATCTTGTGATGAAACTTCTCAACAAAATGCAATTGTTGAGAGGAAGCATCAACACATTTTGAATGTTGCAAGAGCTTTGAGGTTTCATTCTTCTTTGCCTTTAAAAATGTGGGGTGACTGCATTCTCACTGTCGTCTATCTTATCAATAGGTTACCTTCAAAGCATTTGCACAATAAAATCCCTTATGAGATACTTTTCCAAGTACCTCCTTCATATGGACATATTAGGAACTTTGGTCGCCTATGCTTCACTTCTACTCTTTGTCAAAACAGACACAAGTTTGCACCAAGAGCTAAAAGGTGTGTTTTCTTAGGATATCCAAGTGGTATTAAAGGGTACAAGGTTTTGGATTTGGAGTCTaactctatttttgtctctaggGATGTCATTttctatgaaaatatttttccctttgccTCCATTTCTCCCACATCTGACTTTTCAGATCATACCTCTCTTGATACTAGTAatgattcttttgtttttcctcatTCTGTTCCTGACTCTTTCATTTCAGATtcgtctttttcttttgatagtgCTACTCCATTCCCTGATTTCATAGAAACAATATCTGCAGCTCATAATCCTGATTCCCCATCACATTGTCCATTAACACATTTTACTCCTAATGTTGATTCTGAGCTTGATCTTCTCCCTGTGTCTGTACCTAGGCCTACTTCTCCATTACCCCTCAAAAAATCCACCAGACCACATAACCGCACTTCCTACCTACAAGACCATTCTTGCAAGTCAGTCAGTTCTAAGCCTTTCTCTGGTCAGCCTTATGACATTTTTGCTTGTCTTACTTATTCCAATCTCAGTAAGAACTATAGGCAATTTGTCATGGTAGTTGATTCCTCCTCACCAGATCCTACTTCCTTCCATGAGGCTGTCCAATCTCCTGATTGGAAAGCTGCTATGGATAAGGAAATAGCAGCTCTAGAACTCACAAATACTATTGGATGTAAGTGGATCTATAGGACTAAGTATAAGTCTCATGGCTCCATTGAGAGGCATAAAGCTCGCTTAGTTGCTAAAGGGTATACAAAGAGGGAAGGCCTTGATTACACTGACACCTTTTCTCCTGTTGCTAAGTCAGTTTCTATCCGAATGGTCTTGTCTTTGGCTGCTGTGAAAGGGTGGTTCcttcatcaaatggatgtgaatAATACCTTCCTCCATGGTGACTTGGATGAGGAAGTTTATATGAGTCTTCCATCAAGTTTTCACAGCAAGGGGGAGTGTGTTTCCAATCCTAGTTGTGGTCCTTTGGTGGGTAAGCTCAATAAGAGTCTTTATGGTTTGAAACAGGCTTCAGGGCAATGGTTTGTCAAGTTTTCTTATACATTGCTGAATTTTGGCTTTGTTCAATCTAAGGCAGACTATTCCTTGTTTACCTACACTAAAGGATCTTCATTTACTGTTTTAttagtatatgttgatgatttCTTACTCACTAGAAATGACCCTAGTTGTATTACTGATTTGAAGCATTTACTTGATACTAAGTTTGGCTTAAAGACTTGGGTTCTTTGAAGTATTTTTTGGGTCTTGAAGTTGCTAGAAGTGACAAGGGTATAAGTCTAAATCAAAGGAAGTATTGCTTGGAGATTTTGCAAGACACTGGCTTCTTAGGTTCTAAACCAGTTAGAACTCCAATGGAACAAAATTTGCATCTTTCAAAGGATGTAGGTAAGCTACTTCCAGATGCAAGCCAATACCGAAAACTAATTGGGAGGTTGTTATATCTCACTTTGACCAGACCTGACATCACCTATGCAGTGCATAGGTTGAGTCAGTTTCTTGCTACACCAAGAGAGCCTCATATGTTGGCAGTCAATAGGGCACTGCAGTATTTGAAGGGTACACCAGGCAGAGGTTTGTTCTTCTCTAGCAACTCAACTATGCAAGTTAAGTCTTTCTGTGATGCAGAGTGGGCAGGCTGCCTTGATACCAGAAGATCCATCACAAGATATAGTGTGATTTTAGGGAATTCTTTAATCTCTTGGAAGTCTAAGAAGCAAAGCATGGTCTCTAGATCTTCAGCAGAGGCAAAGTACAGGGTAATGGCTACTACAACCTGCGAAATTGTTTGGGTTCTCTAATTGTTGAGAGATTTAAGGGTTGATCATCCACATAGTGCTCAGCTTTTTTGTGACAACCAGACTGCATTGCATATTGCAGCTAATCCCATTTTCCATGAAAGAACAAAGCATATAGAAGTTGATTGTCATTTGGTGAGAGACAATATAACAGAAGGAGTGATTAAGACATTTATGTTTCAAGCCAATTTCAAACAGCAAACATCTTTACCAAAGCATTAAAACTTCCAGCTTTTAGCAGATTGGTCACTTGTTTGGGATTGATTGATATCTATTCACCAAGTCTTAAAACCTCTGATAGTCAAGTCATTGATCTTGTGGCTCATGACTTGAGGGAGAGTGTTGAGATTTCAGTCCAGAGTGAAGGCACAAAGGAGAAACAACAAGAAAGGAATTGCAGTGCTGAAAAAACAGGGCAAAACGACAGAGTatatgagaagaagaagaaagggaggCTAAAAGGAAACAGTGTCGTTGCACTTAAGTGATTGCACGTGTGTTAGTGGCACGTGAGAGTGATTAAGTAGCGTACAGTTGTCAATTACTGATTGATTAGGAAGATAGTTTGTTAGAGTTAGTTggaattagtttttcttttcctctttcacTATAACGTGTATATAAGGCAGAGCCTTAGTGTAAATTAACCAACTCATTTCATTTTAATCAATTTCAGAGATTCAGTTTTTTTCAGTAGCTTCTAGATTTTTCTCTTTAACATAGGGTTTCAAGAAGTCCAAGTTCCACAGGGAATAAAAACTATTATGGATGTAATGCTTTCTATTCAATAAGGAGAATACgttttctaatttttcagaAACTATGATGTGATGCCtagaaatttatcttttttcttcttcatccttaAATTTCCACCtacttgaaactttttttttttttagaaacaaacacacacacacaagggaaaGGGGAAGGGGTTTtaacacaaaggcacaccaaaaactccactcaaaagccatGTTACCTACTTGAAACCTTGATCTGTCACCTTTAAAACCCTAATATCCAATACTTACCATAAACCAGACATCCATCAAATAGTCCCTACTCCCAAATACAAACAGCCAAGTATTGGATTACTGTTCTCGGGTTACAGTAACAGCAACCCAAACCTTAGATTTCATCTTTGTTTCATCTCCAAATCCCACTGTTCCTTTCCCCCATTAGAAACCCAATATTTACTATGATTTTTCAGTCCTTTTTACAACAAACCCTACccctaatttttcaaaagaccAGACGCCCAGAACTTCCAAATCAGATTTGACTTCATTCCCCTTTATCCTACACCTTTGTCCTAACTCCTACATAACATATGACCAAAATTGCATTCATTTATCCTGTGCTTCCCTCACAGATATCAGTCCTGGAACATTTACCATGGTAAAGACTGAAACCAGTGTGGTATGCATCCATTCTTTTGTATTTGTTCGCTATATAGAGATAAGATTTATTACAGCTGTGTgtctatataataatatgttgACACTTGACAATGTGTTGGCAGCTGCTATGccttaatataatataagaacggcataaaaagaattaaaagaaaattgatgataataaaaatgaagTGAATTTGGACCAACACCTATCACAGTCACAGTGGTGAATATTCTCCACCATCTCTCTTTTCagtaattttcttttggtaagGTTTTTTTCCCATAAGTCTATACAAAATGTAAAGGTACCTTGCTGACAAAGATGAATTTCTTAGTCAGTGTAACTCAATAGTAATAAGGCAGTATATTCCAAATAAAATCCCCGAAAGTCCAAAAGCACAAAGAAAGCTACAATCTTTAAAGCACCATGAGTAAGAGCAAACCAATCATAGAACTAGAACCTGTCAAGACTGGGCGAATGGAGCAATGAAGCAACAGGTTATATAATTAAGTCCCACTAGGGAGGATATTATGCAGAGATGGACTCAATGGTGGGGTGAATGGAAATAGAAACAAAGGATTGAATCTTTAATTGATGAAACAGCACTATTGGTGATGACCATGCTAGCAGATGGATGTGCTTGAAACTTTTCCAGATTCCTGGCTACTCATGATATTAATCACATTGTGTTACAACCTCCAACTAGCTTCGTTTAAATTTCAGTTATAAGAAACTCAACATCAATCTTATTCAAGGCAAGTTTGACcaatcaagaaattcaaaatcttcATTTATAGAAAAAGGGTGAAACAATGAGAAaaggataatatatatatataaagaagcaGCTATAAACTTTgaacttaaattttagtttacaTGTTTTCAGCTGATTAATAACACTTGCATGAACAAACACTGAACCACCTGGAATACAGTGAGCAATCTTCATTTTCCCATCAAAATCTCGGTTTATGTGTTTTCACATAGTTATGATGCAGTGAGTTACAGTTAAACGAGATGAACTCAACCTAAAAATAGGCCATCCTATATAAGAAGCATATGAAAATCCTCTATGTCTTGCTTACTCCTCTTTGGCCATCCCGTACGTATTGTACACTCATGGATGCCTGCATGTcctagccttttttttttttttaaatgacgaGACTCGGCCGGGACACAACCAGtaccaaaatttaaaactaaaagaataaataaataaattaaaagagcTGAAAGACTGAAATGCATTGTTTGGAGATCAAAACTTGAAAACCTAACCATAATTTCATTTCTCACTCAAACCCACAGTTGAAACTCGatctctctccttctttcaCTCTAtcttctcactctcactctctttgTGACGAAATCAAAGGCAACAGCTGCGACGGCCAAcggtaagctctctctctctctctctctctctctctctctctctctctctctctctctctccttgcttATTTCCTTCAGTGTGTGTGCTGTGTCCTAACACCCAAGTTTATCAGATTCCAATGGACtaattatttcaattaatttgagATGGATAGACTAATGCTTATTTCTCTTCAGTTTGTGTTGTGTCCTAACTCCTAAGTTTACTAGATTCCAATGGACTTatgatttcaattaattattatcCATTATTGCTCTTATATTGAcagatttttaatattatatgaaaaataaattcttaataatatataaaaatatatttaataattacttAATATGCATATCCCCGCCATGTCAtgtcctaatttttcaaaaatagccGTATCGTCATGTCGTATCCATATCCGTGTCCGTGCTTCCTATCTATAGTCCAATTGACAAAAAGCCCTATATACCAATAACATTGGACAATCACTAGAGGGTGTAATTCTCCCAGAGGATTTCCAAATAAAATTCTGAGCAATGATAACAACTAAATTATAGCTATTCAAAAAAAGACCACTAGAAGCttataaagtaatttgaaatcAAATTAATCTATCAATACCATATATTTTAGTTTATGAGTCATTAGACATACCTCACTAAGTATATTGACAATTGGCAGTTCACCAGGAAAGTTACAATGAGTCATTAGCTTGTGGTTGTGCTCTCGGACAAATTTGGTAACAACCCATATACCACCATCCCTTGCTGCCAACCTGATCATTGCTTTGCACCCTTCTCTCGTAATTGGTCGTGGAGGAAGAACCCTGTCGTTTCTAAGCGTATGTTTTGCAGCACGGAAACCTTCTCTCGAGCAAACAAAGTCCCTCCCTATAATAGCCATGTTCTTTAGCGAGTGTCTAATCCGATTTGTTCTTATGGTGAAACCCATACGCTTAGCATAATCATAATAGAAATCCCTTGCACCATCTAACGAAGAAAAAGTCATCCCAATACATGGTTCCAAAATTTCCGCACTCAAACCCTCTTCTGACCGTTCTATCATACCTAGGTGAtcattaatcacaacattattTAAATTACAATGCTTCAACAGCCCGTCTTCTGTGGCTTCATCACATTCACCAGAGTTTTCTACAATTTCATCATCAAAACCACCATCACCATCTAGAAAGTCATGTATACCCGCAATGCCTGCCATTACATTCCTACATAAtgcaattttcaaataatatctCCACTCTCAGAAAGTACGGATTTTGCCTCCAACCAAGGTAGACTCTAAACATTTAGTTCATATCTGCATATTCATTTGATCACAAGTACCAAATCTGATTCAACTCCAACGAGCATtacataattaatatatttaaaattaataaataaataaaaaccctctGATAGAcctggaaaataaattttaaactaaaataaaagcTCCAAAacatcaagatcaaaaaatcaacaaaacaaattagCAATTGAATGGGGAATTTACCTcaaacagggaaaaaaaaattggaattcaCTTAGTTTCTATGCAAAACTTTCAACAATGTTCTTTTCACTATTCTTAGCGATCTACAATGGTGAACTTGGCAATAATTACCTATCATGTTAATTTATTAAGGACTTAGCTTAGATTAATTAACAAACAAAGAGACAAAACgtacaaaagaagaaaaaaaaaattacaattatgaCATTAGATTAGCCAAACATTCACACTAGTTTAGTTTCCCCCTTAACTAAGTTCTGTTTGGATGCtaagaaaataaagttttaacaGAGTGAAATGAAAAGGAAACGAAAACAATTGGAGCTTACTTTTACATCGCCAGTGTAAAGTCTGAAGTTAGAATTGCATTCTACTCTGTTTCGTTTGAAATTGATTTGAGTTTCCTGTCTTTCTCGGTGCAACTGCTTCACTCAGACTCAGTTCATAACAGCTTATTGATTAGAGAGAACAGATCTCGAGGTATTGGTGATTTGTGATCCAACGGTAAGTGCGATAGTATGGACCAACAGCTGCGAAGCATAGTGGTGTTTTAGGATTATTATGGGTCTTGAAATTGGGCTCAGGGAGTGATTGTGTATCGGCCTATTTTTATGTTTGGGCTGTGGCCTGTGGGCATACAATATATGTAAAGGGAATGGATTTAttcccagaaaaaaaaaaaaaagaaaaaaaaaaaaaaggatttatagttttttttttatctttctttcttttcttttcttttttttcaacttttgctAGGACAATGGggtttattatttataaatacttgttaaaaaaatatagctaAATTATATCTGCAAGTTCTAAATTAAAGGATTGCTACcctcctttgtttttttattttttcaacttttgcTAGGACAAtgggatttattatttatgtatacatgttaaaaaaatatagctaAATTCTATCTGCAATTTCTGAATTAAAGGACTGCTACcctctgttttttcttttcttttcttttggtgt
This region includes:
- the LOC142606955 gene encoding protein FAR1-RELATED SEQUENCE 5-like isoform X1; the encoded protein is MAGIAGIHDFLDGDGGFDDEIVENSGECDEATEDGLLKHCNLNNVVINDHLGMIERSEEGLSAEILEPCIGMTFSSLDGARDFYYDYAKRMGFTIRTNRIRHSLKNMAIIGRDFVCSREGFRAAKHTLRNDRVLPPRPITREGCKAMIRLAARDGGIWVVTKFVREHNHKLMTHCNFPGELPIVNILSEEEKDKKIKDLYDELQYERERTATFRQQLCMILKDLEEHDQFMTLRVEDIVNSMKKIELGDL
- the LOC142606955 gene encoding protein FAR1-RELATED SEQUENCE 5-like isoform X2: MAGIAGIHDFLDGDGGFDDEIVENSGECDEATEDGLLKHCNLNNVVINDHLGMIERSEEGLSAEILEPCIGMTFSSLDGARDFYYDYAKRMGFTIRTNRIRHSLKNMAIIGRDFVCSREGFRAAKHTLRNDRVLPPRPITREGCKAMIRLAARDGGIWVVTKFVREHNHKLMTHCNFPGELPIVNILSEHCNSFLVVSPLCLHSGLKSQHSPSSHEPQDQ